From a region of the Dictyostelium discoideum AX4 chromosome 2 chromosome, whole genome shotgun sequence genome:
- a CDS encoding xanthine/uracil permease family protein: protein MMWENIKIMILDYFPKYKLKNTSDIPIMPDERIPIIPSFFLSFQHILAMFGGNILCPLLMGFSTNSALFFSGVGTLIFYVCTGGKVPSYLGSSFAFIGVVNSATGYIYSPGTTNPNISPAAGGIVVCGFIYLAIGLLVMVAGHAWIEFLTPPVVTGSVIVSIGLHLANSAVGQAATTGFDAWMAALTILLVVMITCYAPGPLKRLPILIGGVVSYVVYLLCGLGGVGPGIDFSVVSDAKWIGLPQTHLPSFDSTYISMIAPVAVILAAENIGHLKAVSSMTEYSMDNLLGRTFIGDALACILAGFFGSSGTTTYAENIGVMSITKIFSTLSFVFAACIAIVLGCLPIFGAIVQTIPPGIFGGLSIVLFGITAITGAKLWINSQVDFSKPRNLLTAGISIVLGTGMISVNVEWGKIKIDAIGVSTFVSIILYQLLRENWGTIFRNILAKITGRSFKQSDDCEETIENPQYSNLLKPLIENQGINSSDYNEFNNEDNENNNYEPFKDNDEEIIQN from the coding sequence atgATGTgggaaaatataaaaataatgattttggattattttccaaaatataaattaaaaaatactaGTGATATACCTATTATGCCAGATGAAAGAATACCAATTATaccatcattttttttatcatttcaaCATATTTTAGCAATGTTTGGAGGTAATATTTTATGCCCATTATTGATGGGATTTAGTACAAATTCAGCATTATTTTTCTCTGGTGTTGGTACATTGATATTCTATGTATGCACTGGAGGTAAGGTACCGTCATATTTAGGATCATCTTTTGCATTCATTGGAGTTGTTAATTCAGCCACTGGATATATTTATTCACCTGGTACAACGAATCCAAACATTTCTCCAGCAGCAGGTGGTATTGTAGTTTGtggatttatttatttagccATTGGATTGCTTGTAATGGTTGCAGGTCATGCATGgattgaatttttaacaCCACCCGTTGTAACTGGATCCGTTATCGTTTCCATTGGTCTCCATTTAGCAAATTCAGCAGTTGGTCAAGCTGCAACCACAGGATTTGATGCATGGATGGCTGCATTAACCATACTTTTGGTAGTGATGATTACATGTTATGCACCTGGCCCTTTGAAAAGATTACCCATTTTAATTGGTGGGGTTGTATCATAtgtagtttatttattatgtGGATTGGGAGGTGTTGGACCAGGTATTGATTTTAGTGTAGTAAGTGATGCAAAATGGATTGGTTTACCACAAACTCATTTACCATCATTCGATTCAACTTACATTTCAATGATTGCACCTGTTGCCGTAATTTTAGCTGCAGAGAATATTGGTCACTTAAAAGCGGTTTCATCAATGACTGAATATAGTATGGATAATTTATTGGGTAGAACTTTTATAGGTGATGCATTGGCATGTATTTTAGCCGGATTCTTTGGTAGTTCTGGTACAACAACCTACGCTGAAAACATTGGTGTAATGAGTATAACAAAGATTTTCTCAACCCTTTCATTCGTATTTGCTGCATGTATCGCAATTGTGTTGGGATGTTTACCAATTTTCGGCGCAATCGTTCAAACTATACCTCCAGGTATTTTCGGTGGtttatcaattgttttatttggtATCACTGCTATAACTGGTGCAAAACTTTGGATTAATTCTCAagttgatttttcaaaaccAAGAAATCTTTTAACTGCCGgtatttcaattgttttagGTACTGGTATGATTAGTGTAAATGTTGAATggggtaaaattaaaattgatgcaATTGGTGTTTCCACTTTTGTCTCTATCATTTTATATCAATTACTTCGTGAAAATTGGGGTACAATCTTTAGAAACATCTTAGCAAAAATCACTGGTAGAAGTTTTAAACAATCTGATGATTGTGAAGAAACTATTGAAAATCCtcaatattcaaatttattaaaaccattaattgaaaatcaagGTATAAATTCTTCAGattataatgaatttaataatgaagataatgaaaataataattatgaaccatttaaagataatgatgaagaaataattcaaaattaa